In Streptomyces sp. NBC_00306, a single genomic region encodes these proteins:
- a CDS encoding ABC transporter permease, whose protein sequence is MSTATTTKSVKDAEDLALEAPKAEDLAALLVGKERPPRPSAISASLTFGWRAMLKIKHVPEQLFDVTAFPIMMVLMYTYLFGGALAGSASQYIQFLLPGILTMSVVMITMYTGVAVNTDITKGVFDRFRTLPIWRPAPMVGYLLGDVVRYFLASVVMLTVGMIIGYRADGGVMGILMGVVLLMVFSFAFSWIWTMFGLLLRTEKSVMGVSMMVIFPLTFLSNVFVDPKTMPGWLQAFVNNSPVTHVATAVRELMAGNWPAADIAWSLGWAALFVVVFGSVTMRLYNRK, encoded by the coding sequence GTGAGCACCGCGACGACGACGAAGTCCGTCAAGGACGCCGAGGACCTGGCACTCGAAGCACCGAAGGCCGAGGATCTGGCAGCGCTGCTGGTGGGCAAGGAGCGCCCACCGAGGCCGAGCGCGATCTCCGCGTCGCTGACGTTCGGCTGGCGGGCGATGCTGAAGATCAAGCACGTGCCGGAGCAGCTGTTCGATGTGACGGCGTTCCCGATCATGATGGTGCTGATGTACACGTACCTCTTCGGAGGGGCGCTGGCCGGCTCGGCCTCGCAGTACATCCAGTTCCTGCTGCCGGGCATCCTGACGATGAGCGTCGTGATGATCACGATGTACACGGGCGTCGCGGTCAACACCGACATCACCAAGGGTGTCTTCGACCGGTTCCGGACGCTGCCGATCTGGCGGCCGGCCCCGATGGTGGGCTATCTGCTCGGTGACGTCGTCCGCTACTTCCTCGCCTCCGTGGTCATGCTGACCGTCGGCATGATCATCGGCTACCGCGCCGACGGCGGGGTGATGGGCATCCTCATGGGCGTCGTCCTGCTGATGGTCTTCTCGTTCGCGTTCTCCTGGATCTGGACGATGTTCGGACTGCTGCTGCGGACCGAGAAGTCGGTGATGGGCGTCAGCATGATGGTGATCTTCCCGCTGACGTTCCTGAGCAATGTCTTCGTCGACCCGAAGACGATGCCGGGCTGGCTCCAGGCGTTCGTCAACAACAGCCCGGTGACCCATGTGGCCACCGCGGTAAGGGAGCTGATGGCGGGCAACTGGCCGGCGGCGGACATTGCCTGGTCGCTGGGCTGGGCGGCACTGTTCGTGGTGGTCTTCGGCTCTGTCACGATGCGGCTCTACAACCGCAAGTAG